From a region of the Methanolinea sp. genome:
- a CDS encoding pyruvate ferredoxin oxidoreductase — protein sequence MKGDEAACVLFDPGHRACGGCAAAMAARFILEAAGKDTIIVSSTGCMEVFSTPYPETAWNVPWIHSLFENNSAVASGIVAALKKQGRKEKVIALGGDGATFDIGILCISGAFERGHDFTYICYDNEAYMNTGIQRSGATPYDASTTTSPAGKCSYGNPRPKKDLPAIMANHGAPYVATASIAYPPDLKKKIEKAVNTPGPCYVQIHAPCCTGWGFEAEKTIAIGKLAIETGLWVNFEMEEGKVTKVKKVVRKPVEAYLTEQKRFRHLFKPKRNDTEIAKIQAIADRNAEKFGIDIKLKDVKSR from the coding sequence ATGAAGGGCGATGAAGCAGCCTGCGTGCTTTTCGATCCCGGCCACCGTGCCTGCGGTGGCTGTGCGGCTGCCATGGCGGCGCGTTTCATCCTCGAGGCCGCAGGTAAGGATACCATCATCGTCTCTTCGACCGGCTGCATGGAGGTCTTCTCGACCCCCTATCCCGAGACGGCATGGAACGTGCCCTGGATACACTCACTCTTTGAGAACAACTCGGCAGTGGCGTCTGGCATCGTTGCAGCGCTGAAGAAGCAGGGGAGGAAGGAAAAAGTCATCGCTCTGGGGGGTGACGGGGCGACCTTCGATATTGGCATCCTCTGTATATCAGGCGCCTTCGAGAGAGGACACGATTTCACCTACATCTGCTATGACAACGAAGCCTACATGAATACAGGGATCCAGCGTTCGGGGGCGACTCCCTACGATGCCAGCACCACCACAAGCCCGGCCGGGAAGTGTTCGTACGGCAACCCGCGCCCCAAGAAGGATCTCCCGGCAATCATGGCCAACCACGGCGCTCCCTACGTAGCGACGGCCTCCATCGCCTATCCACCGGACCTCAAGAAGAAGATCGAAAAAGCAGTCAACACCCCGGGCCCCTGCTATGTCCAGATCCATGCCCCCTGCTGCACCGGGTGGGGGTTTGAAGCGGAAAAGACCATCGCCATAGGAAAGCTTGCCATTGAGACCGGTCTCTGGGTGAACTTCGAGATGGAAGAGGGGAAGGTTACGAAGGTCAAGAAGGTGGTCCGAAAACCAGTCGAGGCATACTTAACAGAGCAGAAACGGTTCCGCCACCTCTTCAAACCGAAACGGAACGATACCGAGATCGCCAAGATCCAAGCTATCGCCGACCGGAATGCCGAGAAGTTCGGGATCGATATCAAACTGAAAGACGTGAAAAGTCGCTGA
- a CDS encoding HEAT repeat domain-containing protein encodes MSYMDIENLSMDELLKLLRHREIEIRWRAARALGSCGGDAVNPLIARLYDDDQNVRMLSIWSLGRIGDKRAIGPISRALHDPDTMIQIASEGALSRLRRS; translated from the coding sequence ATGTCATACATGGATATTGAAAACCTGTCGATGGATGAATTACTGAAGCTTCTCCGCCACCGGGAGATCGAAATACGGTGGAGAGCTGCACGGGCATTGGGAAGCTGTGGTGGGGATGCGGTGAATCCACTGATCGCCCGATTGTATGACGACGACCAAAATGTCAGGATGCTCTCCATCTGGTCTCTCGGGAGAATCGGGGATAAACGCGCCATCGGGCCGATATCACGGGCACTTCATGATCCTGATACAATGATCCAGATAGCAAGTGAAGGAGCCTTGAGCCGCCTTCGGAGATCATAA